The DNA window TCACCGGGCTCATGAAGCGCGCGGTGCCGCCGGTCGGCATCACGTGGCTGGGGCCGGCCACGTAGTCCCCCAGCGCCTCCATGGAGTGCTCCCCGACGAACACGCCCCCGGCGCGCGTCACGCGGCCCAGCAGGCTCCACGGATCGCGCGTGAGCAGGCACAGGTGCTCGGGCGCGTACACGTTCGACAGCTCCAGCGCCTCGTCGAGGTCCGCGGCCAGCACCACCTTCATGCGCGACAGCACCGAGTCGCGCGCCCAGCCCCGGTTGGGTTCCGGCAAGGCCTCGAGCTGCCCGCCGAGTTCGGCCTGCACGCGCACCAGCAACTCGCGGCTGGTCGACACCAGCACCGGTTCCGCGCCCAGGTGCTCGGCCTGCGCGAGCAGGTCCGCTGCCACGTAGCGCGCGTCGGCGCTGTCGTCGGCGATCACCAGAGTCTCGGTCGGGCCGGGCAGGCTCTCGATGCCGGTCATGCCGTACACCAGCCGCTTGGCGATCACCACGAACAGGTTGCCCGGTCCGGCCACCTTGTCCACCGCCGGAATGCTGGCTGTGCCGTACGCGAGCGCCCCGATGGCCTGCGCGCCGCCCACGCGGTACACCTGCGTGATGCCCAGTTCCCGCGCCGCCACCAGGATCGCGGGGTGGACGCGGCCCGACTTATCCGGCGGCGTGGTCACCACGATCTCGGGCACGCCCGCCACCTGCGCGGGCACGGCCGTGTGGATCAGGGTGCTGATCAGCGGCGCCAGCCCGCCCGGCACGTACACGCCCACCCGCCCGATCGGCCGCACGAGCTGCCCCAGCGCGCCCTCCGGCCCGTGGGTCAGGAAGCCGTGCGCGGGCTGCTGCGCGTAGAACGCCCGCACGCGCGTGATCGCGGTGCGGACCGCGGCGTGCAGGTCGTCCGGCACCGCGGCCGCCGCGATGTCGTCGGCGCTCACGGCCAGGGCGTCCGGGCGGGCGCCGTCGAGTTTTTCCGTCCACTCGCGCAGCGCGTCGTCGCCGCGGTCCCGCACGTCCGCGAGGATGCGCAGCACCACCTGCTCGGGGCTGAGCTGTTCCCCGAAGGTGGCCTCGATCCGTGCCAGAACGGCGTCCGGCACGGGAATCTCGTTGAAGGAGCGGGTCAGGGCGGCGCGGGCGGCAGGGCCTTCGAGAACTTGCATGAATACTCCGGGGGGCAGGCTAACGGTCGAATGGAAGCGGCACAGTCTGGCCTCGGTCCGGCCGTTCGACTGGCTGATGGTGAGGCGCGGCCCGCATACGCGAGCGGCCTAGTGGCGGCGGCGGCGGCGTTCGGGACGTTCCGGACGGCGTGTCCCACTGACCTGCGCGTCCAGATTCGCCTCGACCGGGCCGAAATCGGTCGGCTGGATCAGGCGCAGCAGGCGGTGCGGGGGCGCGGCCTGCACGTACACGTACGCGTTGCCGGGCCGCAGGAAGTACCCGATGGCCGGCTCGCCGCCCACCTCGGTCTCGGGCAGACGCTGGATCAGGACGCGCCCGCCGGTCAGGTGCGCGTGCGCGCGTTCGGGGCCGTCCGCGCCCTGGGCGCGCAGCCACAGCAGCAGGCTGACGGGGTCGTGGTACTCGGTGGTCAGGGGGAGGTTCGCCTCGTCACGGCCCTGGCGCAGCGTGACCAGGCCGCTGCGCCGGTCGAAGGTCGTCTCGAAGGTGGCCCGGCCGCCCCGGCCATCGCCCTCGGCGTAGCCCAGCGAGTGCAGGGTGCGGGGGTGCACGCGGCTGGTCTGCTGGCGGCGGATGTCCGGCAGCACCCCGCCGAAGTCCGTCTGCACGCGCGCGACCACGGCGCTGCGCTCGGGGGTCAGCGTCCAGTGCTGCTCGCCCGCGTAGCGCCCGCCCAGCGTGAGGGTCATGGAGAACGACTCGGGACCCGGCCGGACGCCGCTGCCCTCGCCGGCCGGGTCGGGCACCGGTGTCATGCGAGGCGTGTCCAGAAGCTCTCACCCGGCCCGGTCCACGCAGCGCCCAGCGCCTCGGCGGCGGTCGCGCCCACGTCCGCGAAGGTCTGCCGCTCGCCCAGGTCCACGCCCCGCGCGCCGCCCCGGCGCGTGGCGAGCAGCAGGCCGTACTCGCGCGTGTGGTCGGTGCCGTGCCACGTGGGGTCGTTGCCGTGGTCCGAGATGACCAGCAGCGCGCCGCCCTCCGGCAGGGCGTCCAGCAGTTCCGGCAGCGCCGCGTCGAAGCGCGCCACGCACGCCGAATAGCCCTGCGGATCGCGGCGGTGGCCGAACTTCGAGTCGAAGTCCACCAGGTTCGTGTAGATCAGGCCGTGCGTGCCGTCCTGCGCGGCCTGCCGGACGCGGGCCACCGTCTTGGCGATGCCGTCGGCGTTGTCGTCGGTGTGGATCTCCTCGGTAAAGCCCTGGTGCGCGTAGATGTCCGGGATCTTGCCGATGCCCACCACCGCGCAGCCGGCGGCCTTCAGCGCGTCCAGCACGGTGGGCGGCGGCGTCAGGCTGAAGTCGCGGCGGTGCTCGTTCGCCCGCTCGAAGGGGAACTCGCCCCGGAAGGGCCGGGCGATCACGCGCGCCACGGCGTCCGGGCCCTGCAACAGGTCGCGGGCCACCTGGCACCACGCGTACAGCGTGTCCAGCGGCACGACGTCCTCGTGCCCGGCGATCTGGAACACGCTGTCGGCGCTGGTGTACACGATGGGACAGCCCGTGGCCATGTGCTCCGGCCCGAAGTCGCGGATCACGTCCGTGCCGGAGTACGGCCGGTTGCACAGGTGCCCGCGGCCGGTCGCGGCGTCGAAGGCGTCCATGATCCGCGCCGGGAAGCCCTCGGGGAAGACCTGGAAGGCGTGCTGGAGCTGCACGCCCATGAACTCCCAGTGGCCGGTGCTGGTGTCCTTGCCGGGGCTGACCTCGCGCAGGCGCCCGTAGGCCCCCTCGGCAGGGACGTCCAGCACGGTGTCCGGCGACGTCTGCACGGTCGGGATGTGCCCCAGGCCCAGCCGGGACAGGTTCGGGAGGGCCTCGGGCGCGGCCGCCAGCGTGTGGTTCAGGGTGTGCGCGCCCTGGTCGCCGAACGCGGCGGCGTCCGGCAGTTCGCCGACCCCCACAGAATCCAGCACGACGATGCTCAGTAGCATGCGTCCAGTCTAGGGCAGGCGTCCGGCCGTCGTCGCCCGCGCCGCACCACGCCGGCGCCCCCGGCGCGGAGTCGGCCGGGGGCGCGGTGGGAAAGGTCAGCGGGTGCCGGAGGCGGTGTCGATGCCACGGTCCAGCCGTGACACGCTGTCCGAGGCGTCCACGACCTCGCCACCGTGCCGGGTCGCCGCGGCCATCACGTCCGCCGGCACCGGGTCCTGCACCGCCACGACGCGCCCGCCGCCGCTCACGGTGGAGTCCATGCGGTCGTAGTGGTCGTCGCTGGCCGAGTAGTAGTCCGTGCCAGTGTCGGCCGTGCGGCCGTCGGCGTTCTCGTCGATGCCCATGGCACCGCCGGTGGCGCCCACCGCCGCGCCCACGCCGGAACCCAGCGCGGCGAAGCCCAGGATCACGGGTACGGCGAGACCGCCCGTGGCGACGCCGGCCGCAACGGCGCCGGCTGTGCCCAGGAAGCCGGCCGCGGCGCCCACCACGGCGCCCACGCCCGTGCCCTTCACGGCGCCTGCCCCGGCGTCCTCGGCGCCGGCCTCGGCGTCACCGGCGACCGCGCCGCGGTCGAGCGTGCTGTCCGTCACCGTGCGGTCGCTGCCGCGGCGGGTGTAGGTGGCGCTGCCCAGGGTGGCGCCCATGGACTGGACATCGGCCAGGAAGGCGTCGGCAGCCGCAGCGGTCGGGAACATGATGTGTTTCATAGGTCACACTCTGCGGCGGCAGCTCAACTGCCCCGTGAGAGGCCCTGAAAGTGGCCTTTGACTGACCCTGATACGCCCAAGACCGTCTCCTCATGGGAGGGAGGTGAGGCGCGGTCCGGCTGGCGCTCAGGGAAGCAGGGAAGGTTCCACGAAGGTCAGGCCGCCGCAGATCAGGCCCGCCAGCACGCACACGACGATCCTCTCCCACGGCAGCGGTTCGATCGGCACCCTGCCGGCCCCGCTGCTGAGCACCACCGGGTCGATGGGACTGAGCCGGATCTGCCCGGCCCCGAACATCCCCGACAGTCCGAACAGGGCGAAGCTGGCCCAGTTGAGGCCGTCGAAGGCCGCCCGCAGCGTGTGTCCACCGAGGACGAAGCCCAGCCCCAGGCCCGCTCCCGCTGCGATCAGCGCCAGCAGTACGCCGCGCGTCAGGAGGCGCCGGAGGATCAGCCGCCGCGCGGTCCAGCGTTCAGTGGACATGCGCCGAGCGTAGGGCACCCGCCCTGTGCCACATGCGGCAGGTGCGGCAGGGTCCGGCGTGTCGTGGGTCAGGGCCGCGCTGAATGTGCCAGGAACCGCGGAGGTTCTTCAGGCCAGCGGCTCGGCCGGAAACACGCGTGTGGGCTGCGCCAGCTCGTCCTGGGCGGCGATCAGCTGGATCTCGCGGGTGCCGGCCGCGTGCGTGCGCTCCAGCACCGCGTACAGCGCGCTCATGGCGAGCGACAGGGCCTCGTCGGCGCGGCCGGTGCGCAGGTACTGCCCGAAGAACAGGGCGGCGATGGCGTCGCCCGTGCCGTTGCGCGGCGGGTCCAGCGGCAGCAGCGGCGTGCGGCACACCCACGCGCCCTCGCCGGTCAGTGCCAGGGTCTCGATGGTGTCCTCGGGCGCGTCCGGGCGGGTCAGGCTGGTGACCAGCACGATGCGGGGGCCGTCCGGGTGGAGCCGCTCGCGCAGCGCCCGCGCCGCGTCCAGCGCCTGCGGCAGCGACGCCACCGCGTGCCCCGTCAGGAGTTCCAGCTCGAACTGGTTCGGCGTGACGATGTCCGCCGCCGGGACCGCCTGCGCGGCGATCACGGCGGGCAGGTCCGGGTGCACGAACACGCCCCGGCCCACGTCGCCCATCACGGGGTCGCAGCAGTACAGCGCCGCCGGGTTCGCGGCCCGCACCCGCCGCACCGCGCCCACGACGGCCGCCACCGTGCCGGCCGAGCCCATATAGCCGCTCAGCACGCCGTCACAGCTGCCCAGCACGCCGCGCGCCTCGATGCCGTCCAGCAGCTCGGCCACGCCGTCCGGCGCGTATACCTGCCCGGTCCACGCGCCGTAGCCGGTGTGGTTCGAGAACTGCACGGTGTGCACGCCCCACACCTCGAAGCCCAGGCGTTGCAGCGGAAACATCGCCGCGGCGTTCCCCACGTGGCCGTAGGACACCCACGACTGGATGCTGAGCAGGTTGCGCGGCAGATCGGACGCGGTGGTCATGGCCCGGAGCATACGCCGGGACACGCGCCGGCTCCCACCCCGGGGCCGGGCGCAGGCTCAGCCGCGTTGCAGGCGCTGGTACTTCACGCGGTAGCGGCTGCGGCTGGCCGCCTCGACCAGCTCGGTGGGCGAGCCGATCTCCGGGCCGGTGCGGGCCGCGCCGACCGACGCGCGCAGGGGCACGTCGCGGAAACTCAGCTCGTCCAGCGACGCCTGGATGCGCTGCGTGATGGACGCCAGCTCCTGCGGTCCGGCGTTGTCCAGCAGCACCGCGAACTCGTCGGGCCCCCAGCGGAACAGCAGATCGCCGCGGCGCCGGTGCTGCCCGATGCGGGCGGACAGGTCGCGCAGCAGGTCGTCGCCCGCCGCGCGCCCGTAGGCGTCGTTCACCTTGCGAAAGCCGCTGAGGTCCACCAGCACCAGCCCCAGCGGGCGGTCCTGCCGGCCCTGCCAGCGCTGCTCGACGGCCCGCGTGAAGGCCACGCGGTTGCCGAACCCGGTCAGGGGATCGCGCATGCCCAGGTTCCGCAGGTTCCACCAGCGTTCCGCCATGACCAGCGCCGTGCCCACGATCGCGCACAGCGACAGCGTGGTGCCGGGCAGCAGCACGTTCTCCAGCCACAGCGGCACCGCCAGGGCCAGGGGCAGCGCCGCCAGCGCGAAGCCCCACAGGCCGCGCGCCAGCACCGCGCCCACGGCGCACGCCACGCCCAGCAGCAGCAGCACGCTCCAGTGCAGCTGCACGAAGGGCGCGTCCAGCAGGCTGCTCACCGCGCGCGCCTGCATCTGCACGGCCGGCACGTCCTGCCCGGAGATGTCGCGCACGGCCGGGCCGCCCAGGCCGTCGGCGGTCAGGCCCAGGATCACCACCTTGCCCTGCAGGTCGCCGTAGCGGACGTTGCCGTTCACCACGTCCCGGAAGGACATCGCGGGCAGGTGCTGCGGGTCCGGCGAGCGGTAGCGCAGCAGCCGGGGCGTGTCGTCCAGCGGCACGCTGCGCCCCGCCGCGACCGCCACCTGCCGGGCGAAGCTGGGCACCAGGCCAGCGTCCTGGGCGGGGTACGCGGTCTGGAAATGGCGCACCACGCCGTCCGAGCTGATGTTCAGGGCGCTCACGCCGGTCGGGGATGTCCACCCCGGCCGGGGCGGCAGGTCCGGGTCGCCCGGAGCGGTCGCCAGGACCACGTTGGGCCGGCTGAACACCGCGCGCAGGCGGTCGTCGCCCACCGCCGGGTCGCTCAGCAGCACGTTCACGCCGATGGCGCTCACGCCGGCCTCGTTCAGCGTGCGCAGCGCCTGCGAGTACAGGTCACGCGGCCACGACCCGATCCGCCCGTAATCCCGCAGGGACGCCGCGTCGATGCCCACCACCACGACCCGCGGATCGGCCGGCGCGGGCAGCGTGCGGTTCAGGGAATCCCACAGCCGGTCGTTCTGCGGCGCGGCCAGTGCCAGGGCAGCCGCCAGCACGGCGGCGCCGGGCACGGTGAACGCGGCCAGCGACCGCTCAGGGGACCAGCGCACGGTCCTCGTTTCCGGCGGCGTCCCGGGCGGTCAGCGTGACGGGACCGGCCGCGCCGCCCGCCGGCAGCAGCCAGCGGAACGCGCCGGCCGCGCCGTCCACGAAGTGCCGCACCGTGCGCGTGCCGGCGGTCACCGTGACGGTCACGCGGGCCGGGCTGGCGTCCTGCACCCGGCCGCTCACGATCAGGAGTTCGCCCGCGCGCTGCACGGTTACGCCGCTCAGCACGGGCGGCGTGCGGTCGATGTAGACCGTCTGCGTGCGCGTCAGCGTCTGCCCGGCGCGGCGGGCGGTCACGCGCACGCGGTACAGCCCCTCGGGCAGGCGGTCTTCCAGCTGCGCGAGGCGGTACTCGCTGTCCTGGGCGCTCAGCGGCAGCGTGCGGCCGGCGACCGTGACGCTCAGGCCGGCGCCCGGCTGGCTGCGGGCCTGCACCGCGAGGTCCGGCAGGCTCACGGCGCGCGGCCCGACGTCCAGCGTGAGCGGCGCGCCGCGCTGCGCGTCCAGCGCCCGGTTGAACTCGTCCACGGCGTCCAGCGTCAGGGGCGAGACCCCGCCGGCCGGCGGGCGCTGCTGCCCCGCCGCGACGGGCGCGTCCCCCTGACTGGGCAGCGCGACCTGCCCGTCGAAGACCTTGACCAGGCCCGCGGCGTCTACCCGGAAGACCGTGCCGCGCACCGCCGTGCTCACGACCGGCGTGTCGATGCGGTAGCCGCCCTGCCCGCGCTGCACCACGTTCCATGCCGTGCCGCGCGCCAGGCGCAGCAGCACCTCGCGGCCCCGGCTGGTGCGGTCCACGCTCAGGACGTTCAGTTCGCTCTGCTCGTTCAGGCGCAGGTAGCCGCCGCCCGTGAACCCGATCTCCGCCCATGCCGCCGCCCCGGTGTTCAGCGTGTCGCCGGCGCGCAGCACGTCGCCCACCACGGCCGCCTGCGTGGGCCGCGTGCCGCCCAGCCGCACCGCGCCGCGCGTCGCCTCGACCACGGCGTCGCCCTCGCCGCGGAACTGCGCGTCGTACCACGGATCGCTCTCCTGGAACGCCGTGACCTCGCCGTCACGGAGGGCGACCTGCTGCCCCGCCCGCACCTCCACCAGCCCCCCGCTCAGGTCGAGCCGCACCGCGCCCTGCAGCACCGCCACCCGCCGCGTCGCGCCCGACAGGTCCACCCGCACCCGCCCCGGCCCGTCCATGACCAGATGCTGCCCCTGCACGTGCACCGCCACCGGTCCACGCAGCAGGAACTGGCCCCGCAGCAGGTCCGCCTCGTCCCGGAAGCGCCGCAGCTGCGACGCGCTGCCCATCACGATCTGCCCGGCCGCGCCCACACGCAGCGTGGCCCGCCCGGCGCCGCTGCGCAGGGCCGTGCTGACCAGGGCCGGTCCGGCCTGCGGGTTCCAGCTGCCGCCCGCCTGCTGGAGTTCCAGCCCTCCCTGGGCCTGCACCAGCGCCAGCGGCGTGTCCGCGCCCTGAGCGGCAGCCGGGGCCAGCAGGCCCGCGCCGACCACCGCCACGTGCAGCACACGGCGGATGGGCAGAGCGGCGCGGGCACTCATCACCGCAGTTTACGAGAAAAATCTGACACTCGGGGTGGGCACCGTATAATCGGGGGCGTGCTTGTTGCCGTGCAGGACGCCAATAAAGAGTACGGGCCGCTCAGCGTGCTCCGGGACGTGACTTTCGCCGTGCAGCCCGGCGACCGCGTGGGCCTGGTGGGCCGCAACGGCGCCGGCAAGACCACGCTGTTCCGCTTGCTGACCGGCAGCCTCGTGCCCGACGGGGGCACCGTCCGGCGCTCGCCGGGGGTACGTGTGCGGGCTCTGCAGCAGGACCCGACCTTTCCCGCCGGCGCGACCGTGGACTCGGTGCTGGACGCGGCCTTCCACGACCTCGACCAGCTCGAGGCCGAACTCGCGG is part of the Deinococcus metalli genome and encodes:
- the pdxY gene encoding pyridoxal kinase; translation: MTTASDLPRNLLSIQSWVSYGHVGNAAAMFPLQRLGFEVWGVHTVQFSNHTGYGAWTGQVYAPDGVAELLDGIEARGVLGSCDGVLSGYMGSAGTVAAVVGAVRRVRAANPAALYCCDPVMGDVGRGVFVHPDLPAVIAAQAVPAADIVTPNQFELELLTGHAVASLPQALDAARALRERLHPDGPRIVLVTSLTRPDAPEDTIETLALTGEGAWVCRTPLLPLDPPRNGTGDAIAALFFGQYLRTGRADEALSLAMSALYAVLERTHAAGTREIQLIAAQDELAQPTRVFPAEPLA
- a CDS encoding phosphopentomutase, producing the protein MLLSIVVLDSVGVGELPDAAAFGDQGAHTLNHTLAAAPEALPNLSRLGLGHIPTVQTSPDTVLDVPAEGAYGRLREVSPGKDTSTGHWEFMGVQLQHAFQVFPEGFPARIMDAFDAATGRGHLCNRPYSGTDVIRDFGPEHMATGCPIVYTSADSVFQIAGHEDVVPLDTLYAWCQVARDLLQGPDAVARVIARPFRGEFPFERANEHRRDFSLTPPPTVLDALKAAGCAVVGIGKIPDIYAHQGFTEEIHTDDNADGIAKTVARVRQAAQDGTHGLIYTNLVDFDSKFGHRRDPQGYSACVARFDAALPELLDALPEGGALLVISDHGNDPTWHGTDHTREYGLLLATRRGGARGVDLGERQTFADVGATAAEALGAAWTGPGESFWTRLA
- a CDS encoding FecR domain-containing protein; the encoded protein is MSARAALPIRRVLHVAVVGAGLLAPAAAQGADTPLALVQAQGGLELQQAGGSWNPQAGPALVSTALRSGAGRATLRVGAAGQIVMGSASQLRRFRDEADLLRGQFLLRGPVAVHVQGQHLVMDGPGRVRVDLSGATRRVAVLQGAVRLDLSGGLVEVRAGQQVALRDGEVTAFQESDPWYDAQFRGEGDAVVEATRGAVRLGGTRPTQAAVVGDVLRAGDTLNTGAAAWAEIGFTGGGYLRLNEQSELNVLSVDRTSRGREVLLRLARGTAWNVVQRGQGGYRIDTPVVSTAVRGTVFRVDAAGLVKVFDGQVALPSQGDAPVAAGQQRPPAGGVSPLTLDAVDEFNRALDAQRGAPLTLDVGPRAVSLPDLAVQARSQPGAGLSVTVAGRTLPLSAQDSEYRLAQLEDRLPEGLYRVRVTARRAGQTLTRTQTVYIDRTPPVLSGVTVQRAGELLIVSGRVQDASPARVTVTVTAGTRTVRHFVDGAAGAFRWLLPAGGAAGPVTLTARDAAGNEDRALVP
- the hisD gene encoding histidinol dehydrogenase; its protein translation is MQVLEGPAARAALTRSFNEIPVPDAVLARIEATFGEQLSPEQVVLRILADVRDRGDDALREWTEKLDGARPDALAVSADDIAAAAVPDDLHAAVRTAITRVRAFYAQQPAHGFLTHGPEGALGQLVRPIGRVGVYVPGGLAPLISTLIHTAVPAQVAGVPEIVVTTPPDKSGRVHPAILVAARELGITQVYRVGGAQAIGALAYGTASIPAVDKVAGPGNLFVVIAKRLVYGMTGIESLPGPTETLVIADDSADARYVAADLLAQAEHLGAEPVLVSTSRELLVRVQAELGGQLEALPEPNRGWARDSVLSRMKVVLAADLDEALELSNVYAPEHLCLLTRDPWSLLGRVTRAGGVFVGEHSMEALGDYVAGPSHVMPTGGTARFMSPVNVRDFQTIISVVGVSEDTLRRVGPAAVTLARAEGLEAHARAIESRLPDASREP
- a CDS encoding CHASE2 domain-containing protein — encoded protein: MRWSPERSLAAFTVPGAAVLAAALALAAPQNDRLWDSLNRTLPAPADPRVVVVGIDAASLRDYGRIGSWPRDLYSQALRTLNEAGVSAIGVNVLLSDPAVGDDRLRAVFSRPNVVLATAPGDPDLPPRPGWTSPTGVSALNISSDGVVRHFQTAYPAQDAGLVPSFARQVAVAAGRSVPLDDTPRLLRYRSPDPQHLPAMSFRDVVNGNVRYGDLQGKVVILGLTADGLGGPAVRDISGQDVPAVQMQARAVSSLLDAPFVQLHWSVLLLLGVACAVGAVLARGLWGFALAALPLALAVPLWLENVLLPGTTLSLCAIVGTALVMAERWWNLRNLGMRDPLTGFGNRVAFTRAVEQRWQGRQDRPLGLVLVDLSGFRKVNDAYGRAAGDDLLRDLSARIGQHRRRGDLLFRWGPDEFAVLLDNAGPQELASITQRIQASLDELSFRDVPLRASVGAARTGPEIGSPTELVEAASRSRYRVKYQRLQRG
- a CDS encoding DUF3108 domain-containing protein gives rise to the protein MTPVPDPAGEGSGVRPGPESFSMTLTLGGRYAGEQHWTLTPERSAVVARVQTDFGGVLPDIRRQQTSRVHPRTLHSLGYAEGDGRGGRATFETTFDRRSGLVTLRQGRDEANLPLTTEYHDPVSLLLWLRAQGADGPERAHAHLTGGRVLIQRLPETEVGGEPAIGYFLRPGNAYVYVQAAPPHRLLRLIQPTDFGPVEANLDAQVSGTRRPERPERRRRRH